The Leptotrichia trevisanii DSM 22070 genome includes a region encoding these proteins:
- the xseB gene encoding exodeoxyribonuclease VII small subunit, with translation MAVKKQSYEENIAQIDEILEKLESEELSLDDSISEYEKAIKLIKDSEKLLEAGEGKVMKVLEKNGKVEMEEFE, from the coding sequence ATGGCAGTAAAAAAACAAAGTTATGAAGAAAATATTGCACAAATTGATGAAATTTTGGAAAAATTGGAAAGTGAGGAATTATCACTAGATGATTCAATTTCTGAATATGAAAAGGCGATTAAGCTTATTAAAGATTCTGAAAAATTGCTTGAAGCTGGGGAAGGAAAAGTTATGAAGGTGCTTGAAAAAAATGGGAAAGTGGAAATGGAAGAGTTTGAATAA
- the rsmD gene encoding 16S rRNA (guanine(966)-N(2))-methyltransferase RsmD encodes MRIIAGTLKNRRIKSREGRETRPTLERIKEAIFSIIGEKVVDAKFLDLYSGTGNVSFEALSRGAKRAIMIEEDKEALRVIIENVNHLGVEEKCRAYKNDVFRAIEILSRKNETFDIIFLDPPYKGNISTKTIEKISEENLLERDGIIISEHSTYEKMADKIGDFVKYDERDYNKKVVSFYRFED; translated from the coding sequence ATGAGAATTATAGCAGGAACGTTGAAAAATAGGAGAATAAAGTCGAGGGAGGGGAGAGAAACCAGGCCAACGCTGGAAAGGATAAAGGAGGCAATTTTCAGCATAATTGGAGAAAAAGTCGTAGATGCAAAATTTCTGGACTTGTATTCAGGAACTGGGAATGTTTCATTTGAAGCACTTAGCCGTGGGGCAAAAAGGGCGATTATGATTGAAGAGGATAAGGAGGCACTTAGAGTAATTATTGAAAATGTGAATCATCTTGGCGTGGAAGAAAAATGCCGTGCTTATAAAAATGATGTTTTTCGAGCGATAGAAATCCTTTCAAGAAAAAATGAAACATTTGATATAATATTTTTGGATCCACCTTATAAGGGAAATATTTCAACAAAAACGATTGAAAAAATATCAGAAGAAAATCTTTTGGAACGAGATGGAATTATAATTTCAGAACACAGCACGTATGAGAAAATGGCGGATAAAATAGGTGATTTTGTGAAGTACGATGAGAGAGATTATAATAAGAAGGTGGTTAGTTTTTATAGGTTTGAAGATTGA
- a CDS encoding YeiH family protein → MNKKIVFYAGCAIALMLPLIKSVHAFASGISLLMGIILASFSLILVPKNLGKIRKLTLNSAVVFFGFGLSISKVVAVGSKGIFQTAISLIVVISIGLFLAKIFKMEKKLSQLIVFGTAICGGSAIAATSPVIEASDEDIALSTGIVFILNTVALFLFAFFINYFKLNAEQTGIWTALSIHDTSSVVSAAAFHSTEALRIATIMKLTRTLWIIPIVIVLSILNKSENKKIKFPIFILFFILASIVATIINLPAIYSLLTQIGKMLLSLALYMIGTSLNVQTIKKMTGKNLLYGVTLWIFSIISGYMIMMFL, encoded by the coding sequence ATGAATAAAAAAATAGTATTTTATGCGGGATGTGCAATTGCGTTAATGCTTCCATTAATTAAAAGTGTTCACGCTTTTGCTTCGGGAATATCTCTTCTTATGGGAATTATTCTGGCAAGTTTCAGTTTAATTCTAGTTCCAAAAAATTTAGGGAAAATACGAAAACTTACGCTAAATTCAGCTGTCGTATTTTTTGGATTTGGACTTAGCATAAGTAAGGTTGTTGCTGTTGGAAGTAAAGGGATTTTTCAGACGGCAATTAGTTTGATTGTAGTTATAAGTATCGGGTTATTTTTGGCAAAAATTTTTAAAATGGAAAAAAAGTTGTCACAATTAATTGTGTTTGGGACTGCTATTTGCGGTGGAAGTGCTATTGCGGCAACTTCTCCAGTAATTGAGGCTTCTGATGAGGATATTGCCTTGTCTACTGGGATAGTATTTATTTTAAATACAGTCGCATTATTTCTTTTTGCATTTTTTATTAATTATTTTAAGTTAAATGCTGAACAAACTGGAATATGGACTGCACTAAGCATACATGATACAAGTTCGGTAGTATCAGCTGCAGCTTTTCACAGCACAGAAGCCTTGAGAATAGCCACAATTATGAAACTTACCAGAACTCTCTGGATTATTCCAATAGTTATTGTTCTTAGCATTTTAAATAAATCTGAAAATAAGAAGATTAAATTTCCGATTTTTATATTATTTTTCATTTTAGCTTCAATTGTTGCAACAATAATAAATTTACCAGCAATTTACAGTTTACTTACTCAAATAGGGAAAATGCTGTTATCCCTTGCACTTTATATGATCGGAACTTCATTAAATGTACAGACTATAAAAAAAATGACTGGGAAAAATCTTTTGTATGGTGTTACTCTTTGGATTTTTTCGATAATTTCAGGGTATATGATAATGATGTTTTTATAA
- a CDS encoding Cof-type HAD-IIB family hydrolase, which produces MNNIKAIFMDLDGTVLTSEHKVSENLIRKLRELEEKGVKIFIATGRTFSSSKPFVEMLGIKNPVINYNGGRVVNPLNSEVIFEKPVEVQDVKELIRISREKRIHLNLYMNDKLYIENETDEGIKYSESVEIPYYVRNFDEFIGKTSTKALFIAENAILLELKKELEEKLPHINFVFSKPYYLECLNKEVNKGLAIKELLKKYDISPEETMAFGDQWNDLEMLKFVKYGYLMGNATEELKQEFSKDKITLSNDEDGIYEVIKEL; this is translated from the coding sequence ATGAATAATATAAAAGCGATATTTATGGATTTGGATGGAACAGTGCTGACAAGTGAGCATAAGGTTTCGGAAAATTTGATAAGAAAATTGAGAGAACTGGAAGAAAAGGGAGTGAAAATATTTATTGCAACTGGGAGAACCTTTTCTTCGTCAAAGCCTTTTGTGGAAATGTTGGGGATAAAAAATCCAGTAATTAACTATAATGGAGGAAGAGTTGTAAATCCTTTGAACAGTGAAGTTATTTTTGAGAAGCCTGTTGAGGTACAGGATGTTAAGGAGCTTATTAGAATCTCAAGAGAAAAGAGAATTCATCTGAATTTATATATGAATGACAAGTTATATATTGAAAATGAAACAGACGAAGGTATAAAGTATTCAGAAAGTGTGGAAATTCCGTATTATGTAAGAAATTTTGACGAATTTATTGGAAAAACTTCCACAAAGGCGTTATTTATTGCGGAAAATGCGATTTTATTAGAATTGAAAAAGGAACTGGAAGAAAAATTACCGCATATTAATTTTGTATTTTCAAAACCATATTATTTGGAATGTTTGAATAAGGAAGTAAATAAAGGGCTGGCAATAAAGGAACTGTTGAAAAAATATGATATTTCCCCAGAAGAAACAATGGCGTTTGGAGATCAGTGGAATGATTTGGAAATGTTGAAGTTTGTGAAATATGGGTATCTTATGGGGAATGCTACGGAAGAATTGAAACAGGAATTTTCAAAAGATAAAATTACTCTGTCAAATGATGAAGATGGTATTTATGAAGTGATAAAAGAACTTTAG
- a CDS encoding polyprenyl synthetase family protein, producing MLREYLEEKKKVVENSLRELLGNYRGRYPEKLAEAMEYAVMNGGKRIRPILMYMICDLFEKNNCKSYDKVREIANVLEFIHCYSLVHDDLPAMDNDDYRRGKFTVHKKYNEAIGVLVGDVLLTEAFGIIANSKSLGDKNKIEIISKLSKYAGFFGMVGGQFVDMESENKKVEIDTLKYIHAHKTGKLLTAAIELPMIALDVESEKREKMVEYSKLLGIAFQIKDDILDIEGNFEEIGKKSNDIENDKTTYPSIFGLEESKRLLQEYLEKAKKIIFDEFEGNQLFLELTDYFGNRKK from the coding sequence ATGTTACGGGAATATTTGGAAGAGAAAAAGAAGGTTGTGGAGAATAGCCTGAGGGAATTACTTGGGAATTATAGGGGTAGATATCCTGAAAAATTGGCAGAGGCAATGGAATATGCGGTTATGAACGGAGGAAAGCGAATACGTCCTATTTTGATGTATATGATTTGTGATTTGTTTGAAAAAAATAATTGTAAAAGTTATGATAAGGTTAGGGAAATTGCCAATGTACTTGAATTTATACATTGCTATTCACTTGTTCACGATGATTTGCCAGCGATGGACAATGATGATTACAGACGTGGTAAATTTACAGTTCACAAAAAATATAATGAAGCAATTGGGGTTCTTGTGGGAGATGTTCTTTTGACAGAAGCCTTTGGGATAATTGCTAATTCTAAAAGTTTAGGAGATAAAAATAAGATTGAGATTATTTCAAAATTATCTAAATATGCAGGATTTTTTGGAATGGTTGGAGGGCAGTTTGTGGATATGGAGTCTGAAAATAAGAAAGTGGAAATTGACACATTAAAATATATTCATGCTCATAAGACTGGAAAATTACTGACTGCTGCGATTGAATTGCCAATGATTGCTTTGGATGTTGAAAGTGAAAAGCGTGAAAAAATGGTGGAATATTCAAAGTTGTTGGGAATTGCCTTTCAGATTAAGGATGATATTCTAGATATTGAAGGGAATTTTGAGGAAATTGGTAAAAAATCGAATGATATTGAAAATGACAAGACTACTTATCCGAGTATTTTTGGGCTTGAAGAAAGTAAAAGGCTGCTACAGGAGTATTTGGAAAAAGCGAAAAAGATTATTTTTGACGAATTTGAGGGGAATCAGTTATTTTTAGAATTGACGGATTATTTTGGTAATAGGAAAAAATAA
- a CDS encoding polyphenol oxidase family protein: MFIEKENYFYIEEFEKYGITAVYTKKIAGNMSDYCPIENQIEGIQKKNREKLLKDLNLTDKQEVMAFQTHSNNVKTIDEDTTKYYYEKEEDIDGFLTKRKDIAIFTFYADCLPIFVYDKENQVIGVWHSGWPGTFKEMMKSGLLEMQKKYGTQVENVVMALGIGIGQKDYEIGNEFYDKFVEKFGKSNREIVEKSFWFNEKTEKYHFDNTKFNELMALKLGIKQENLIVATESTFDEKFHSYRREGKNAGRATAMISFK; encoded by the coding sequence ATGTTTATAGAAAAGGAAAATTATTTTTATATTGAAGAGTTTGAAAAATACGGTATTACAGCAGTTTATACAAAAAAAATCGCTGGAAATATGTCTGATTACTGCCCAATTGAAAATCAAATAGAAGGTATACAGAAAAAAAATCGTGAAAAGTTGCTAAAAGATTTGAATTTAACCGATAAACAAGAAGTGATGGCATTTCAGACACATTCTAACAATGTAAAAACCATTGATGAAGATACAACGAAATATTATTATGAAAAAGAGGAAGATATTGATGGATTTTTGACAAAAAGGAAAGACATTGCAATTTTTACATTTTATGCGGATTGTTTGCCGATTTTTGTCTATGATAAGGAAAATCAGGTTATAGGAGTATGGCATTCAGGATGGCCAGGGACATTTAAGGAAATGATGAAATCAGGGCTTTTGGAAATGCAAAAAAAATATGGAACGCAAGTTGAGAATGTGGTAATGGCGTTAGGAATTGGGATTGGGCAGAAAGATTATGAAATTGGAAATGAATTTTATGATAAGTTTGTGGAAAAATTTGGAAAAAGTAACAGAGAAATTGTGGAAAAATCATTTTGGTTTAATGAGAAAACAGAAAAATATCATTTTGACAATACAAAATTTAATGAACTTATGGCACTCAAACTTGGGATAAAACAGGAAAATTTGATTGTAGCAACTGAAAGTACATTTGATGAAAAATTTCATTCTTATAGAAGGGAAGGAAAAAACGCTGGAAGGGCTACGGCTATGATTAGTTTTAAATAA
- the cbiB gene encoding adenosylcobinamide-phosphate synthase CbiB encodes MNFLIKIWIAFILDLIFGDPEKITHPVQIIGKMITFLEKKLYGKKGSFIGGAVLGILVVASTFLVMYGFVKLTKIVKVLQIFEIYLMYTIFSVKSLAREGKRVYKILKLGNLKVAREKLSYLVSRDTEKMDKVMIIRSTMETISENMVDGVIAPMFYMFVGGLPLAMAYKAINTLDSMVGYKNEKYEKFGTFSAKLDDVVNFIPARISGIFITAASYILRYNYKNAWKIFKRDRKNHASLNSGHSESAVAGALGVQFGGKVSYFGKEVEKPIIGDKKKEFRLEDIKKNILLMYVTSFVAIFCFSIICLIINGLFNSIFNSIAYFILYFFVNMLL; translated from the coding sequence ATGAATTTTTTAATAAAAATATGGATTGCATTTATTTTGGACTTGATTTTTGGAGATCCAGAGAAAATTACACATCCAGTCCAGATTATTGGTAAAATGATTACATTTTTAGAGAAAAAATTATACGGGAAAAAGGGTAGCTTTATTGGTGGAGCAGTTTTAGGTATTTTAGTAGTTGCAAGTACATTTTTGGTAATGTATGGATTTGTGAAATTGACAAAAATTGTAAAAGTTTTGCAGATTTTTGAAATTTATTTGATGTATACAATATTTTCGGTAAAATCATTGGCTCGTGAAGGGAAAAGAGTTTATAAGATTTTAAAATTAGGAAATCTGAAAGTAGCAAGAGAAAAATTGTCTTATTTGGTTTCAAGAGATACTGAAAAGATGGATAAAGTTATGATTATTAGAAGTACAATGGAAACTATTTCCGAAAATATGGTGGATGGTGTGATTGCGCCGATGTTTTATATGTTTGTGGGTGGACTTCCACTTGCGATGGCTTATAAGGCGATAAATACGCTTGATTCAATGGTTGGATATAAAAATGAGAAATATGAAAAATTTGGTACATTTTCGGCAAAATTAGATGATGTGGTAAACTTTATTCCAGCAAGAATTTCAGGGATTTTTATAACAGCAGCAAGTTATATTTTAAGATATAATTACAAAAATGCATGGAAAATATTTAAAAGAGATAGGAAAAATCACGCAAGTCTAAATTCAGGACATTCAGAAAGTGCAGTTGCAGGAGCATTAGGAGTGCAGTTTGGCGGAAAAGTTTCATATTTTGGAAAAGAAGTGGAAAAACCGATAATAGGGGATAAGAAAAAGGAATTTAGATTAGAAGATATTAAAAAAAATATACTATTAATGTATGTTACAAGTTTTGTAGCGATATTTTGTTTTTCTATAATTTGTTTGATTATAAATGGGCTGTTTAACAGCATATTTAATTCGATTGCATATTTTATATTGTATTTTTTTGTTAATATGTTGTTGTAA
- the dnaE gene encoding DNA polymerase III subunit alpha, which yields MGNKFVHLKLHTEYSLLEGVGKIDEYVGRAKEIGAKALAITDTSMFGAIEFFKKCKNAGIKPIIGLEVFLDGLEKVGEFSLTLLAKNQNGYKNLSKLSSISYSRFTRNRNKIKYDELKKYSDDLYILSGGINSEVVKGILDLENTQVRRVIEKLGKDFGDNFFIEVPAVERLEKARKMLFDIVRKNKFDNFVITNDVYYPNREDAVLQKIVESIKEGSKIDTEKSGNSEILYDDLYLKSENEIEKSFENKEYSEFYETGINNVEKIVENCNVDFEFHHFKFPKYSLPQNVSEKEFLRNLVFEGLFHKYLKKSVSDSEKLQLDKNFEIIEKEIAKDEIAGQKLKEVKIREELLKNNLENVLERAEYELEIIDKMGYNGYFIIVWDFIKFSRENGVYVGPGRGSAAGSIVSYALNITEIDPLEYNLIFERFLNPERISMPDIDIDFDQEQREIVINYVVNKYGAEYVAHIITFGTLKARLAIRDVGRVLNVSLVKVDKIAKMIPFNTELTDALNNIPEIRKMYETDREIKRVIDYSLKLEGKVRHASVHAAGVVISKDVLSDEIPTYSDGKTKIVSTQYQMKELEELGILKMDFLGLKNLTILRKTVENIEKRRKTKIVLNDIALNDEKTYELLTKADTMGVFQCESAGIRSLMKKMKIEKFEDIIALLALYRPGPLRSGMVDDFINVKNNRTEIKYIDNSLKYILEETYGIILYQEQVMKIVSEMANYSLGEADELRRAIGKKNPELMKKNREKFVTNAEKNGVLSKKANEIYDLVEKFGGYGFNKSHSAAYALIVYWTAYFKANYPLEFFAAIMTTEVHNLDRFVVFVNEAKEKGINIFLPDVNLSDYDFEIEENQADNENFGKVGIRFGLFAIKGVGAALINEIKKERKNGKFVSYKDFGYRMKQNGITKKQLESLILSGALDGLDGNRFEKYKSIDKVLEYSQKKYESEEDLQLILFGGKKDISVDFQMEKSDEFPQKVLLQNEKEYLGIYVSSHPLNEKKNLINIISHNKISEISQKELKKVRIIGIVKNVKKFATRAGKEPMVKFEMEDFQKSIEIICFPREYITFGYKITEGQIMVLEGIVNSEQNRNTVILNNICNIENLEENKNLKLYILIDEEVKEKNQELKQIVLKNKGDNQVFLAFKTNEKKEVVKLSEKYNVNLSLKFIRKVAKLVGIERIKLK from the coding sequence ATGGGAAATAAATTTGTACATTTGAAATTGCATACGGAGTATTCACTGCTTGAAGGTGTTGGGAAGATTGATGAATATGTTGGAAGAGCTAAGGAAATTGGGGCAAAAGCACTTGCAATTACCGATACTTCGATGTTTGGGGCAATTGAGTTTTTTAAGAAGTGTAAAAATGCTGGAATAAAGCCGATTATTGGACTTGAGGTGTTTCTTGATGGGCTGGAGAAAGTAGGTGAGTTTTCGCTTACTTTACTTGCTAAAAATCAGAATGGGTATAAAAATTTATCAAAATTGTCGTCAATTTCATATAGCAGGTTTACACGGAATCGGAATAAAATTAAGTATGATGAATTGAAAAAATATTCAGATGATTTGTATATTTTGTCGGGCGGGATAAATAGTGAAGTTGTAAAGGGTATTCTGGACTTGGAAAATACTCAAGTTAGAAGGGTTATTGAGAAACTTGGCAAGGATTTTGGGGATAATTTTTTTATTGAAGTTCCTGCTGTGGAAAGGCTGGAAAAGGCTAGAAAAATGCTTTTTGACATTGTGCGTAAAAATAAATTTGACAATTTTGTTATTACGAATGATGTTTATTATCCGAATAGAGAAGATGCAGTTTTGCAAAAAATTGTGGAATCAATAAAAGAGGGAAGCAAAATTGATACAGAAAAATCGGGAAATAGTGAAATTTTGTATGATGATTTATATCTAAAATCTGAAAATGAAATAGAAAAAAGTTTTGAAAATAAGGAATATAGTGAATTTTATGAAACTGGAATTAATAATGTGGAAAAAATTGTGGAAAACTGCAATGTTGATTTTGAGTTTCATCATTTTAAATTTCCAAAATATTCATTGCCACAAAATGTGAGTGAAAAGGAATTTTTACGAAATCTAGTATTTGAGGGACTTTTTCATAAATATTTAAAAAAATCTGTTTCAGATTCTGAAAAATTGCAATTGGATAAAAATTTTGAAATAATAGAAAAAGAGATTGCAAAAGATGAAATTGCTGGGCAGAAATTGAAGGAAGTTAAAATTCGGGAAGAATTATTAAAGAATAATTTGGAAAATGTTTTGGAGCGTGCAGAGTATGAGCTAGAAATTATTGATAAAATGGGATACAATGGATATTTTATCATTGTATGGGATTTTATAAAATTCTCACGTGAAAATGGGGTTTATGTTGGGCCTGGAAGGGGTTCTGCGGCTGGGAGCATTGTTTCGTATGCTTTGAATATTACGGAAATTGATCCACTTGAATATAACTTGATTTTTGAACGTTTTTTGAATCCTGAACGTATTTCAATGCCTGATATTGACATAGATTTTGATCAGGAACAGCGGGAAATTGTTATAAATTATGTGGTAAATAAATATGGGGCAGAGTATGTGGCACATATTATTACGTTTGGAACGCTAAAGGCTAGGCTTGCGATTCGTGATGTGGGGCGTGTGTTAAATGTTTCGCTTGTAAAAGTCGATAAAATTGCTAAAATGATACCGTTTAATACGGAACTGACAGATGCTTTGAACAATATCCCTGAAATTAGAAAAATGTATGAAACTGACAGGGAAATAAAAAGAGTGATTGATTATTCGCTAAAATTAGAAGGAAAAGTACGGCACGCCTCTGTTCATGCGGCTGGAGTCGTTATTTCCAAAGATGTGCTAAGTGATGAGATTCCGACTTATTCTGATGGGAAAACAAAGATTGTTTCGACGCAGTATCAGATGAAGGAACTGGAAGAGCTGGGAATTTTAAAAATGGATTTTCTTGGCTTGAAAAATCTTACAATTTTGCGAAAAACTGTAGAAAATATTGAGAAAAGAAGAAAAACAAAGATTGTATTAAATGATATTGCTCTAAATGATGAGAAAACTTATGAACTACTTACAAAGGCAGATACAATGGGAGTTTTCCAATGTGAGTCGGCTGGAATTAGAAGCCTTATGAAAAAAATGAAAATTGAAAAATTTGAAGATATAATAGCTCTTTTGGCACTTTATCGTCCAGGGCCTTTGCGAAGTGGAATGGTGGATGATTTTATCAATGTGAAAAATAACAGGACTGAGATAAAATACATTGATAACTCGCTAAAATACATACTTGAGGAAACTTACGGGATAATTTTGTATCAGGAGCAGGTTATGAAAATTGTGAGTGAAATGGCAAATTATTCACTTGGAGAAGCTGATGAGCTACGGCGTGCGATTGGAAAGAAAAATCCTGAACTAATGAAGAAAAATCGTGAAAAATTTGTAACAAATGCTGAAAAAAACGGAGTTTTGTCGAAAAAGGCAAACGAAATTTATGATTTAGTGGAAAAATTTGGTGGATATGGATTTAACAAGTCACATTCGGCAGCTTACGCCCTGATTGTTTACTGGACAGCGTATTTTAAGGCAAATTATCCATTGGAATTTTTTGCTGCGATAATGACAACCGAAGTGCATAATCTGGACAGATTTGTTGTTTTTGTAAATGAAGCCAAGGAAAAGGGGATTAATATATTTTTGCCAGATGTGAATTTATCTGATTATGATTTTGAAATTGAAGAAAATCAGGCGGATAACGAAAATTTTGGAAAGGTTGGAATAAGATTTGGACTTTTTGCGATAAAGGGCGTGGGAGCAGCTTTAATTAATGAAATAAAAAAAGAACGAAAAAACGGAAAGTTTGTTTCCTACAAAGATTTTGGATATCGGATGAAACAAAACGGAATTACAAAAAAACAGCTGGAATCGCTAATTTTATCGGGAGCATTGGATGGACTTGATGGAAACAGGTTTGAAAAATACAAGTCTATTGATAAAGTTCTAGAATACAGTCAGAAAAAATACGAATCTGAAGAAGATTTACAATTAATTTTATTTGGAGGGAAAAAGGATATATCAGTTGACTTCCAGATGGAAAAAAGCGATGAGTTTCCTCAAAAAGTGTTACTTCAAAATGAAAAGGAATATTTGGGAATCTACGTTTCAAGCCATCCTTTAAATGAGAAAAAAAATCTGATAAATATAATTTCCCATAATAAAATATCAGAAATTTCTCAAAAAGAGTTAAAAAAAGTACGAATTATCGGAATAGTAAAAAATGTAAAAAAATTTGCAACACGGGCTGGAAAAGAGCCAATGGTAAAATTTGAAATGGAAGATTTTCAAAAAAGTATTGAAATAATCTGTTTTCCAAGAGAATACATAACTTTTGGCTATAAAATCACGGAAGGGCAGATTATGGTGCTGGAAGGAATTGTAAATTCCGAGCAAAATAGAAATACAGTTATTTTAAACAACATTTGCAATATTGAAAATCTGGAAGAAAACAAGAATCTGAAATTATACATCTTGATTGACGAAGAAGTGAAAGAAAAGAATCAGGAATTGAAGCAGATTGTTTTAAAAAATAAAGGTGATAATCAAGTATTTTTAGCGTTTAAAACGAATGAGAAAAAGGAAGTTGTAAAACTGTCTGAAAAATATAATGTGAATCTGTCGCTCAAGTTTATTAGGAAAGTTGCGAAATTAGTGGGAATTGAGAGAATAAAGTTAAAATGA